In the Triticum aestivum cultivar Chinese Spring chromosome 2B, IWGSC CS RefSeq v2.1, whole genome shotgun sequence genome, AGTGGATAATGAACTAGCTTCTCAGCCAATTGAGGCTGATGATGCTAACTCAATTAGAAGTGTCCAAGTCACTAACGCATGGACCAACTTCAGGAACCAACTATCTAATGACATGTTTGCTGAATATGTTGTGGCGCATGCAAATTTACAGCAGTAGTGGGGCATGTGGATTAGCAAGACGATGTATTTTTCCTTTGGTCTAGCTAGATGTTGGGTTAGCAAGATGATGTATGTTGCTTTTGGTCTAGCTAGATGTTGGGTATTATGTTCTCTTTTGTGCATAGCTAGTGGATGGAGACTTTTGGATATTTTGTACATCATCATCACGAGAAAGCAATTAATATATGTTCTCTTTTGTTTGTCAATTGTTATTCAAATTTTTACTTGTAGCACCATGGTTGAAGAAACAAAGAAGAAGTATAGTAGAGATTACTTGACATGGACAGATGAGATGGATAAGGTATTGTTGGATGTCTTTGTTGAACATCACAACAGAGGTGATCAAGGCCAAAATGGATGGAAGCCACATGTCTACACTGCTGCTATAAAGGCAATATGTGATAAGTGTGAGTTGCACGTCACAAAGGAGAAAATATGTTCAAGGATGAAGACGTTTGACAAGCATTATGCTACAATTAGCAAGGTTCTTTCTCAAAGTGGATTTGGTTGGGATTGGGTCAATAACAAGCTACTCATGGACAGTGATGATGTGTGGAACAAATATGTGCAGGTAAAAAAAGGTTGTTTACTTAATTTATTCTATGGCATATATACAAGCAAGTGATTTACTTTGTATGTTGTGCAGGCTAATCCGAAGGTAGCTTGTTACAAGAACAAAGAAGTGAATAATTGGGAGGCAATTTGCACAATATACTCCAAAGATCATGCAACCGGTGAAGGTGCAATGACAGGTGCTGAAACTGAAGCGCAACCAACAGAACCCGATGTAGTAGCCGTCGAATACTCTCCCGAAATGCCACAAAAAAGGCAGCGAATAGGTGATGCTATCTTGTGCATGCTTAGAGACATGAAATGTTCTTTTCAAGATGCTTTGAAATCACTTGAGCCACTTGAACTGCCCAAGGTTACCCCTCCTCTTGAAATCCTTGCTGCCCTTGAAAAGATCCCAGAGTTGGCTCGTTCTGACATGTTGCGAGCATATGGTAAACTCATCCTTAGTGAACTCTTATTTCAAGCGCTTATGGAGTTGCCCATGGACTTTAGGAAGGAATGGTTGCTGACGCTCAATgagaagaacaacatttgagtagTTTCAAGTGCTTAATAAGTGTTGTTTCTTTGTTCCATGTAATAGCTATGAACTTGCTGGACCAATTACTATGTTATTGTTACATGTATGAGACTTGAATTTCCTATATTATGTTTTGTTGTTGGCTGATTTATAAGTGTTCCTGCTGTACAAGTGCTGCTGTTGCTGTATGTGTTGTTGTTACTATATATGCTGCTGTACAAGTGCTGCTGCTGTTGTAGATGTGCTGCTGCTTCTGTATATGTGCTGCTGTACAAGTGCTGCTGCTGTATATGTGCTGCTGCTGCTAAGAAAGTGTTGCTGTGTATGTGCTGCTGTTCTAAGAAAGTGCTTGTGTATGTGCTGCTGTTCTAAGAAAGTGCTGATGTGTATGTGCTGCAGCTGCTGTGTATGTGTTACTGTCTAAGTCATGTTTATATGTATAATTGTTGGTTTTGGTTAAGTGCATCTAGTTTATAACTGCTGCCATTTAAACATTACAACAAAGTTCAGTTTGATCATATGGCAAATGATCAATTCCAATGTAGATAATGACCATCCAAACAAGCTTCAGAATTGAGCTTGTCATGAGAATACCAAGTGGCAATTCTGTGCACATCCAAACAACAGAATTGGGTTCAATGTCAATATCAAAGCCAAGGAGATTTGATATTAAGGCCAATTCAATTCCATGGCCCTCAATATCAACATCCAAACAAAGCATTCATGAATTGCCTTCCGTCTCGCTGCCCAGATTGCCCATAGCGTAACTGAGAGCCTCACAAAAAGCTCGTGTGACATCGTCTCCATCAAAGTGAACAGCCATTGTTTGGCGTTTGGTTCAGTTATCGCTGCAAGATTTTCCGTGATCTCCACGTCCATCAGTGACCATACACATCTGGACATTGAACACTCTATTAGGGAATGCCTCCAGGAGTCTTGCGCGCCACAGATGCCGCAAGCACTTGAGTCACTCATGTGTCTGTGTGCCCTCACATCGTTGGTTGGGATTGAGTGTTTGGACAAACGCCAGAGAAACATCCTCACCTTGCCCGGCACTTGAGTTTTCCAAAGCTTCTTCCATGCACCCTCCTCTCTGGACGTGCTGGAAGATCCGGCCGTGCTTTCCAACCATGCCTCTCTTCTAGCTCTTGTCGCCACCAGCATGCGGTAGGCTGATTTAACAGAGAAATTTCCATTCTTTTCATAATGCCAGCTCCAGAAATCAGGCACGTTCATGGTGCACAAAGGGATAGCCATTATTACGCGAACATCCATTGGCATGAAAACTTCCGACACCCTCTGTCTGTCCCATTGGGCTGACGTGGCATCTATGAGCTCCGAGACGAGTTCTGGTGGGTTCTGTGAGATGCACCCATACGGTCTCATCATTTCCTCACGCGGCAGCCAGTTTGCTTCCCAAATTCTGGTCGTTTCCCCATTGCCTATTCTTTTGATCAAACCCAGCTTAAGGGTATCCCGCCCCTCAATCAAACTCCTCCATATTTGGCTTGGGTGATTCCCCAAATTAGAATCAAGTACTGAAGTGTTTGGGTAGTATATACTTTTGAGTAGGCGAGCACATAGGGAATCAGGGAATTGCAACAGACGCCATGCCTGCTTGGCTAGCATAGCCAAGTTGAAAAGTTCGAAATCTTTAAACCCCAAACCCCCATGCCTTTGGGTTGTGTCATAGTCTTCCAGGAGACCCAGTGTGGCTTGCGCTTACCATCTTTACTCCCCCACCAGAATTTCCTAATGAGCATATTGAGGTGCTCACATAAACCCCGTGGAAACTTAAAGCACGACATTGAGAAAACCGGGACCGCTTGTGCCACAGACTTGACAAGTATCTCTTTTCCTGTTGAAGACATAGTATTTTCAATCCAACCTTGAACTTTGGCCCATAAACGATCCTTGAGGTATTTGAAAGCTCCATTCTTAGAGCTCCCCACATCACATGGCATCCCCAAGTATTTTTCATTTAGAGTCTCATTCGGTACACCCAACAGATTTTTGATCTCCATCCTAACCGTCTCCGAAACCCCCTTGCTGAAAAAGATGAAAGATTTGCTATGGTTTACTCGTTGTCTCGTAGCTTGGCAATAGATATCCAACACTAGGTTCACCTCAGTAGCGGCCATACCATTAGCCTTAAAAAACAGCAGGTTGTCATCTACGAATAACAAGTGGTTAACTGATGTCGTCGATGGTGCCACCTTCAGGCCACTCAAGTTTGATGACTCGTCTCTAGATtttaggaggcacgaaaggccctctgctgctattAAGAACAGGTATGGAGATATTGGGTCCCCTTGTCTGATTCCACGTGTTGGAGTAAATTCCTCAAGCTTCTTACCATTAAACTGGACAGAGAACTTCACTGTTGTACTAGTCCCATAACAATATTTATCCATCTTTCTGTGAAGCCTAGTTTCACCATTATTGCCCTTAGGTATTCCCACTCCACCCTGTCATAGGCTTTCGCCATGTCAAGTTTCAAAGCGCAAGACTGATGcttttttgctttatttctttTCATGAAGTGTAGGCATTCATAGGACGAAATCACTGTTTTGACCCTTTCAGCAAACTTTGTCACAAAATGAACTCGACACGAAAGTATTTCACGATCTAACCCTTTTAGCAACGCCATAGCCCGCGGCGTTGCAGCCCAACATAGAAACTCCGAGCTAGCTAGCGTTTCTGCTCCACATGAAAACGCCGAGCTAGCTAGCGTTACTGCTCAGGCCGAGCTGGCGTCGCTCGCTGACACGGCTCGTTGGAAACGCCAATATGGTTGGCGTTTCTTGCAATACTACAAACGCCAGTATGGTTTGCGTTTCTTGCATGTGCTGGCCTGCCTGGTCTGGTCTCTGATCCCTGCCTGGTGTGGCGCATGGAAACGCCAAAGCTCCTGGCGTTGCTGTCCAGGGCAGAAACGCCAAGGCCCTATGGTGTTTCTCACGTGGTCCGCAACGTAAGCTACCTTGGCGCTTTTTCTTTGGACAGGAACGCTAGCTAGCTCGGCGTTTTCATTTTGGGCAAAAACGCCGCGGGCTATGGCGTTGCTAAAAGGGTTAGATCGTAAAATACTTTCATGTCGAGTTTATTTTGTGACAAAGATTGCTGAAAGGGTCAAAACAGTGATTTCGAACGCATTTATACGCCGTGATGATGTTGTCTGTAATCAGTCTCCCAGGCCCAAGAGCTTACTGCTCTTTAGAAATTATATCCGGAAGTACTAACTTGAGCCGTTTTGCAATTACCTTAGAGGCAATTTTGTGGAAGCGTCTTGGGCCTTGAACTGGGCTTTATCTCACAAGAATGCAAACAAAAGTTGCTGCCCGTCTGTTGGCAGCCCCGCATGGCAGAGCCTGGCGGAGGTGGAAATGTATGGTTGGGTACTCCTCATGACCCAAGGCGTGTAACCTATGAACATTGTCATGAATTAATAAAGACAgcgagatttctcaaaaaaaaaaaagcccCGCATGGCAGAGCGAGAGCACGAATCCAGGGATCGATCGGAGCACGTGACCCGTGACCGTCCTGCCTTTGCAGTAGCCTTTCCGACGCTTACGCCACCTTTCATGTCGTCAGGCTGAAAAAAAACTGCGATAGGCCTGCGGAACTTGTGCGCTTT is a window encoding:
- the LOC123041766 gene encoding uncharacterized protein, whose translation is MDSEQADQSTMVEETKKKYSRDYLTWTDEMDKVLLDVFVEHHNRGDQGQNGWKPHVYTAAIKAICDKCELHVTKEKICSRMKTFDKHYATISKVLSQSGFGWDWVNNKLLMDSDDVWNKYVQANPKVACYKNKEVNNWEAICTIYSKDHATGEGAMTGAETEAQPTEPDVVAVEYSPEMPQKRQRIGDAILCMLRDMKCSFQDALKSLEPLELPKVTPPLEILAALEKIPELARSDMLRAYGKLILSELLFQALMELPMDFRKEWLLTLNEKNNI